One Methylocaldum marinum DNA window includes the following coding sequences:
- a CDS encoding heavy metal translocating P-type ATPase produces MLPIVSGISAGATLLGSLLFAGKIRRRKFATQSGGLACALSLPREPHPAVPARPIGESEQEVNHYLVVSCGSLGLATLGALLYPPLSLLSAAGSFYTCVPIFVQAYRGLVKQRRLRSPIIDSIGVTTALIAGFYFASALACVLYFTSRKLLLKTEDTSLQNLTSVFGEQPRSAWVVQEGVEMEVPVESLRLGDIVVLGAGEMVPVDGIISEGLASIDQHMLTGESQAVEKTIGDAVLAATVVLSGRILVRVAKTGEETIAAQIVEILKSTADYRMLIESEGERIADRSVLPILGAGSLALATQGLGSSAAVFNSNFSENMRIAAPLGMLNFLNLASRQGILIKDGRALGLIDEVDTVVFDKTGTLTLDQPHVGGIHCCNGSMGEDLLLSYAAAAESRQSHPIARAIRQAAADRQLPRLGSEDAHYELGYGIKAEIDGRMVSVGSLRFMAMQAVEVPEAIAAQASQGQRKGYSFVYVAVDGDLAGTIELRPTLRPEAEAVIQALKTRGLSLYIISGDADEPTRALAGNLGIEHYFAEVLPEDKAVLVRQLQNQGRKVCFIGDGINDAIALKQANASISLRGATTVATDTAQVILLDGSLNQLDFLFDLTRDFKINMKTTTATTVIPSVFCIGGILLFHFGINTAILMYNLSLIAGVGNAMLPVLRWGKARQRLPGADSEQEPVTALEAGYVRPGSIRPRR; encoded by the coding sequence GTGTTGCCGATTGTTTCCGGAATTTCCGCTGGGGCGACTCTCTTGGGTAGCCTCTTGTTTGCCGGCAAGATCAGGCGCCGGAAATTCGCGACCCAATCCGGCGGCTTGGCCTGTGCGCTTTCGCTACCTCGCGAACCGCATCCGGCGGTGCCTGCTCGACCTATCGGCGAGAGCGAGCAGGAGGTCAACCATTATCTGGTGGTATCCTGCGGCAGCTTGGGCCTGGCGACGCTGGGCGCCCTGCTTTATCCGCCCCTGAGCCTGCTGAGTGCAGCGGGCAGCTTCTACACCTGCGTCCCGATTTTCGTACAGGCGTACCGGGGTCTCGTCAAACAACGCCGACTGCGCTCCCCCATCATCGATTCCATAGGCGTCACCACGGCACTGATTGCCGGTTTTTATTTTGCCAGTGCTCTCGCCTGCGTTCTGTATTTCACCAGTCGCAAGTTGCTGCTGAAAACAGAGGATACTTCCTTGCAGAATCTGACCAGCGTCTTCGGTGAGCAGCCACGTTCGGCCTGGGTTGTGCAGGAAGGCGTCGAAATGGAGGTGCCGGTCGAGAGTCTGCGCCTCGGGGATATCGTGGTACTGGGGGCCGGGGAGATGGTCCCCGTTGACGGGATCATCAGCGAAGGACTCGCCAGCATCGATCAGCACATGTTGACCGGCGAATCCCAGGCCGTTGAAAAAACCATAGGTGATGCGGTGCTTGCTGCCACCGTGGTTCTGAGCGGTCGCATCTTGGTCAGAGTGGCGAAAACCGGTGAGGAAACGATCGCCGCCCAGATCGTCGAAATTCTGAAGAGCACGGCGGACTATCGTATGTTGATCGAATCCGAAGGAGAGCGGATCGCCGACCGGTCGGTATTGCCGATCCTGGGTGCAGGCTCGCTCGCCTTGGCGACGCAGGGCTTGGGCAGCAGCGCGGCCGTATTCAACAGCAATTTTTCCGAAAACATGAGGATCGCGGCGCCCTTGGGGATGCTGAATTTTCTCAACCTGGCTTCCCGGCAGGGCATCCTGATCAAGGATGGGCGCGCCTTGGGCCTCATCGATGAGGTCGACACCGTCGTCTTCGACAAGACCGGTACCTTGACGCTGGATCAGCCGCATGTCGGAGGCATTCATTGTTGCAACGGCAGTATGGGTGAAGACTTGCTGCTGAGCTACGCCGCCGCGGCCGAGTCCAGACAATCTCATCCCATTGCCCGGGCCATACGCCAGGCGGCCGCGGACCGCCAACTGCCGCGGCTCGGCAGCGAAGACGCGCACTACGAACTTGGCTATGGCATCAAGGCCGAAATCGACGGTCGGATGGTTTCGGTCGGCAGTTTACGCTTCATGGCGATGCAGGCCGTCGAGGTGCCGGAAGCGATCGCAGCGCAAGCTTCGCAAGGACAGAGAAAGGGTTATTCTTTCGTTTACGTGGCAGTCGACGGCGACCTGGCGGGGACGATCGAGTTGCGCCCGACCCTGCGTCCGGAAGCCGAGGCGGTCATTCAGGCCCTCAAGACGCGTGGGTTATCGCTCTACATCATATCCGGCGATGCGGATGAACCCACGCGAGCCCTGGCGGGAAATCTCGGTATCGAGCACTACTTCGCTGAGGTACTTCCCGAAGATAAGGCGGTTCTCGTACGGCAATTGCAGAATCAAGGGCGCAAGGTCTGCTTTATCGGTGACGGCATCAACGATGCCATTGCACTTAAGCAGGCCAATGCCTCCATTTCCCTCCGCGGCGCCACCACGGTCGCCACCGACACGGCCCAGGTAATTTTGCTCGACGGTAGTCTCAACCAACTGGACTTTCTGTTCGATTTGACCCGCGACTTCAAGATCAATATGAAAACGACAACGGCCACTACCGTAATACCGTCGGTATTCTGTATTGGCGGCATTCTTCTCTTTCACTTCGGTATCAATACGGCAATCCTGATGTATAACCTTAGCTTGATCGCCGGGGTCGGGAATGCCATGTTGCCGGTCTTGCGCTGGGGAAAAGCCAGGCAACGCCTGCCAGGGGCGGACTCGGAACAGGAGCCGGTGACTGCTCTCGAGGCCGGCTACGTCAGGCCTGGCTCTATACGCCCTCGGCGCTGA
- a CDS encoding efflux RND transporter permease subunit, producing the protein MRDFSAFFIDRPIFAAVLSILLFVVGLIAIPLLPVAEYPDVVPPSVQVRAVYPGANPKVIAETVATPLEEAMNGVEHMMYMKSVAGSDGVMYLTVTFTPGTEVDLAQVQVQNRVNQALPRLPEDVRRLGVTTEKQSPNLTMVVHLLSPNQKYDTLYLRNYATLHVKDELARLPGVGQAMVFGGGDYSMRIWLDPDKVAARDMAAGDVTRAIREQNVQVSAGTIGGPPQPRISDFTLSINAQGRLVTEDEFGDIVVKTGAGGEITRLRDVARIELGASEYALRSLLNNQQAVAVAIFQAPGSNAIALSDSVRAKMRELERFFPEGVTWDVVYDPTVFVRDSIKAVVQTLFEAVFLVVVVVILFLQTWRASIIPLLAVPVSIVSTFAVLLLFGFSINTLTLFGLVLAIGIVVDDAIVVVENVERNIANGLAPRAAAHQAMREVSGPIIAIALVLTAVFVPMSFLSGVTGQFYRQFAVAIAISTVISAINSLTLSPALAATLLKRHGAAPDAATRVLNTLFGWLFRPFNRGFLHSAEAYAGVVVGILRRSGRILVLYGGLIGLTWLSFQAVPGGFIPTQDKLYLIGGVKLPEGASLDRTEAVVRTMSEMALSTEGVHDAVAFPGLNALQFSNTPNVGTIFFGLEGFDQRQRPAPDIVGELMGKFSSIQEAFAFAIMPPPILGLGTGSGFSLYVQDRAGLGYGELQHAVHGLAGALSAVPGMGFPISSYQANVPQLTVDVDRTKAKRHGLSLNEVFETLQIYLGSSYVNDFNRFGRTYQVYAQADARFRDQPEDVLSLRARNQAGEMVPIGSIVAVGQTYGPDPVIRYNGYPAADLIGEADPRIMSSNEVIATIAALAPRVLPAGTSFDWTDLSYQQVHEGNANKVVFPLCVLLVFLVLAALYESWTLPLAVILIVPMCLLSALFGVWLTGGDNNIFVQIGLVVLMGLACKNAILIVEFARELEHQGRGAVAAAIEASRLRLRPIVMTSVAFIAGVVPLVFSHGAGAEVRRIMGITVFSGMLGVTVFGLFMTPVFYVVIRAKLARRRERGPGPAPALMDELARVSDD; encoded by the coding sequence ATGAGGGACTTTTCCGCCTTCTTCATCGACCGCCCGATTTTCGCGGCGGTCTTGTCCATCCTCCTGTTCGTCGTCGGCTTGATCGCGATCCCCTTGCTTCCGGTGGCCGAGTATCCCGACGTGGTGCCACCTTCGGTGCAGGTGCGCGCGGTCTATCCGGGCGCCAACCCCAAGGTCATCGCCGAGACCGTTGCCACTCCGCTCGAAGAGGCCATGAACGGGGTGGAACACATGATGTACATGAAATCCGTGGCGGGCTCCGATGGCGTGATGTACCTGACGGTTACCTTCACGCCGGGCACCGAAGTCGATCTCGCCCAGGTACAGGTCCAGAACCGGGTCAACCAGGCATTGCCGCGGCTTCCGGAGGATGTGCGCCGGCTCGGCGTCACCACCGAGAAGCAGTCGCCCAATCTGACCATGGTGGTACATCTGCTTTCGCCGAACCAGAAGTACGACACTCTGTATCTGCGCAACTACGCCACGCTGCACGTCAAGGACGAACTCGCGCGCCTGCCGGGCGTGGGCCAGGCAATGGTGTTCGGCGGCGGCGACTATTCGATGCGTATCTGGCTCGATCCGGACAAGGTCGCCGCGCGCGACATGGCGGCGGGCGACGTGACCCGGGCCATCCGCGAGCAAAACGTGCAGGTCTCGGCGGGAACGATAGGCGGCCCGCCGCAGCCGCGCATCAGTGATTTCACGCTGTCGATCAATGCCCAGGGGCGGCTGGTGACCGAGGATGAGTTCGGCGATATCGTGGTCAAGACCGGGGCCGGCGGCGAGATCACCCGCTTGCGCGACGTGGCGCGGATCGAACTCGGCGCCTCGGAATATGCGCTGCGCTCGCTGCTCAATAATCAGCAGGCAGTGGCGGTCGCGATTTTCCAGGCGCCCGGCTCGAACGCCATCGCGCTCTCCGATAGCGTGCGGGCCAAGATGCGCGAGCTGGAACGTTTCTTCCCCGAGGGGGTGACTTGGGACGTGGTCTACGACCCGACGGTGTTCGTGCGCGATTCGATCAAGGCGGTCGTGCAGACGCTGTTCGAGGCCGTGTTCCTGGTGGTCGTGGTGGTCATACTGTTCCTGCAGACCTGGCGCGCCTCGATCATTCCGCTGCTCGCGGTACCCGTTTCGATCGTCAGCACCTTCGCGGTGCTGCTGTTGTTCGGCTTTTCCATCAACACGCTCACGCTGTTCGGCCTGGTGCTGGCCATCGGCATCGTGGTGGACGACGCCATCGTCGTGGTCGAGAACGTGGAGCGCAACATCGCCAACGGACTCGCTCCGCGAGCGGCGGCTCATCAGGCCATGCGTGAGGTCAGCGGCCCCATCATCGCCATCGCACTGGTACTGACGGCGGTTTTCGTGCCGATGTCCTTCCTCTCCGGCGTGACCGGCCAGTTCTACCGTCAGTTTGCCGTGGCCATCGCCATCTCCACGGTCATTTCGGCAATAAACTCGCTGACCCTGTCGCCGGCACTGGCGGCGACGCTGCTCAAGCGGCACGGCGCGGCGCCCGATGCGGCGACGCGGGTGCTCAACACGCTGTTCGGCTGGCTGTTTCGACCCTTTAACCGAGGTTTTCTGCACAGCGCCGAGGCTTACGCCGGCGTCGTGGTCGGAATCTTGCGCCGAAGCGGTCGGATTCTGGTGCTCTACGGCGGTCTCATCGGCCTGACCTGGTTGAGCTTCCAGGCGGTTCCGGGCGGCTTCATCCCGACCCAGGACAAGCTGTATCTCATAGGCGGCGTCAAGTTGCCGGAAGGCGCTTCGCTCGATCGCACGGAAGCGGTGGTGCGCACCATGAGCGAAATGGCCTTGTCCACCGAAGGGGTTCACGATGCCGTGGCGTTCCCGGGGCTCAATGCCCTGCAGTTCAGCAACACGCCCAACGTCGGCACGATTTTCTTCGGTCTGGAAGGGTTCGATCAGCGGCAGCGCCCGGCACCCGATATCGTCGGCGAGCTGATGGGTAAATTTTCCTCGATCCAGGAGGCGTTCGCGTTCGCGATCATGCCGCCGCCGATACTCGGCCTCGGCACCGGGTCCGGCTTTTCGCTCTATGTCCAGGACCGTGCAGGTCTCGGCTACGGCGAATTGCAGCATGCGGTCCACGGGCTCGCCGGCGCGCTTTCGGCGGTGCCGGGGATGGGGTTTCCCATCAGCTCTTATCAGGCCAACGTGCCGCAGCTGACGGTCGATGTCGACCGCACCAAGGCGAAGCGACACGGCTTGTCCCTGAACGAGGTGTTCGAAACCCTGCAGATCTATCTCGGTTCCAGCTACGTAAACGACTTCAACCGCTTCGGCCGCACCTATCAAGTCTATGCGCAGGCCGACGCCCGGTTCCGCGATCAGCCCGAGGACGTCCTTTCGCTGCGCGCCCGCAACCAGGCCGGGGAGATGGTGCCGATCGGCAGCATCGTGGCGGTCGGTCAGACCTACGGTCCCGACCCCGTGATCCGCTACAACGGCTACCCCGCCGCGGACCTCATCGGCGAGGCCGACCCCAGAATCATGTCCTCGAACGAAGTCATCGCCACCATCGCCGCCCTGGCGCCCCGGGTGCTTCCGGCCGGCACGAGTTTCGACTGGACCGATTTGAGCTATCAGCAGGTCCACGAGGGCAATGCCAATAAAGTCGTGTTTCCGCTGTGCGTGTTATTGGTATTCCTGGTACTGGCCGCGCTCTACGAGAGCTGGACGCTGCCCCTGGCGGTCATCCTGATCGTGCCCATGTGTCTCCTCTCGGCGCTGTTCGGCGTATGGCTGACCGGGGGCGACAACAACATCTTCGTACAGATCGGGCTGGTGGTGCTGATGGGACTCGCCTGCAAGAACGCGATCCTCATCGTCGAGTTCGCGCGCGAGCTCGAACACCAAGGCCGCGGCGCCGTCGCGGCGGCCATCGAGGCGAGCCGGCTGCGGTTGCGGCCGATCGTCATGACCTCGGTGGCCTTCATCGCCGGCGTCGTCCCCCTGGTTTTCTCGCACGGCGCCGGGGCCGAGGTGCGCCGGATCATGGGCATTACCGTCTTCTCCGGCATGCTTGGGGTAACCGTGTTCGGTCTGTTCATGACGCCGGTGTTCTACGTGGTCATCCGAGCGAAGTTGGCGCGGAGACGCGAGCGGGGGCCCGGACCGGCCCCCGCCTTGATGGACGAATTGGCGAGGGTGTCCGATGACTAG
- a CDS encoding ABC transporter ATP-binding protein, with product MLSLQRIHTDDFDNQPPAEQAPRNVALELKGVGKGYGAGARRTEVLNGINLRIEEGEFVAVVGFSGSGKTTLISLMAGLIEADTGELRCNGRPIEGPGPDRGVVFQNYSLMPWMTVRQNVALAVDQVFKDAPKAERAARVEKYIAMVNLTPAMDKRPAELSGGMRQRVSVARALAASPDILLLDEPLSALDALTRSKLQDEIIRIWRQEKKTVVLITNDVDEGIIMADRIIPLKPGPNATLGPEFRVALPRPRDRQAINHSPEFKRIRREVIQYLMEISHEREAATSDKIISLPTVLPNTAREHQAPDIKAVPAKAGLERYVEFSRVSKIYASRKGPIKVVDGFDLKIRKGEFISIIGHSGCGKSTVLSMVAGLNDISEGGIVLDGREVVTAGPDRGIVFQAPSLVPWLTAYENVCLGVEQVYPHAGRKERIAIVEHYLGRVGLADAGDKKASELSNGMKQRVGIARAFALSPKLLLLDEPFGMLDSLTRWDLQEVLMEVWTRTKLTAIMVTHDVDEAILLADRVVMMTNGPNAKVGKILEIDLPRPRTRAMLLEHPNYYELREQLLTFLADCDHG from the coding sequence ATGTTAAGCCTACAACGCATCCACACCGACGACTTCGACAACCAGCCGCCCGCGGAGCAGGCGCCGCGGAACGTAGCGCTGGAACTCAAAGGCGTCGGCAAGGGCTACGGCGCCGGCGCCCGCCGGACCGAGGTGCTGAACGGCATCAACCTCCGTATCGAGGAAGGGGAGTTCGTCGCCGTCGTCGGTTTCTCCGGCAGCGGCAAGACCACCCTCATCTCCCTCATGGCGGGTCTCATCGAGGCCGATACCGGCGAACTGCGGTGCAACGGCAGGCCGATCGAAGGTCCGGGACCCGACCGGGGCGTGGTGTTCCAGAACTATTCGCTGATGCCCTGGATGACCGTGCGCCAGAACGTGGCGCTGGCGGTCGACCAGGTGTTCAAGGATGCGCCCAAGGCGGAAAGAGCGGCGCGAGTCGAGAAATACATCGCCATGGTGAATCTCACCCCCGCCATGGACAAGCGTCCCGCCGAGCTTTCCGGCGGCATGAGACAGCGGGTTTCGGTGGCGCGCGCGCTGGCGGCTTCGCCCGACATCCTGCTGCTCGACGAACCCCTGAGCGCTCTGGATGCGTTGACTCGTTCCAAGCTCCAGGACGAAATCATCCGCATCTGGCGCCAGGAAAAGAAGACCGTCGTGCTTATCACCAACGATGTGGACGAGGGCATCATCATGGCGGATCGCATCATTCCGCTGAAGCCAGGCCCGAATGCAACCCTGGGACCGGAATTCCGGGTCGCCCTGCCCCGTCCGCGCGACCGCCAGGCCATCAACCATTCCCCGGAGTTCAAGCGCATCCGGCGCGAGGTGATTCAATATCTCATGGAAATCAGCCATGAGCGGGAAGCCGCGACTTCCGACAAGATCATCAGCTTGCCGACGGTCCTGCCCAACACCGCACGCGAACACCAGGCTCCCGACATCAAGGCGGTTCCGGCAAAAGCCGGTTTGGAGCGCTACGTGGAGTTCTCCCGCGTCTCCAAGATCTATGCGAGCCGCAAGGGTCCCATCAAGGTCGTCGACGGCTTCGATCTCAAGATACGCAAGGGCGAATTCATTTCCATCATCGGCCATTCCGGCTGCGGCAAATCGACGGTGCTCTCCATGGTGGCGGGTCTCAACGACATCAGCGAGGGCGGCATCGTCCTGGACGGCCGGGAAGTGGTCACCGCCGGCCCGGACCGCGGCATCGTATTCCAGGCGCCCAGCCTGGTGCCCTGGCTCACGGCGTACGAGAACGTTTGTTTAGGTGTGGAACAGGTCTATCCCCACGCCGGCAGGAAAGAGCGCATCGCCATCGTCGAGCACTATCTCGGCCGGGTAGGCCTTGCCGATGCCGGGGACAAGAAAGCCAGCGAGCTGTCCAACGGCATGAAACAGCGGGTGGGCATCGCCCGGGCATTCGCGCTATCCCCCAAGCTGCTGCTGCTGGACGAGCCGTTCGGCATGCTCGATTCGCTCACCCGATGGGACTTGCAGGAAGTGTTGATGGAAGTGTGGACCCGGACCAAGCTGACCGCCATCATGGTGACTCACGACGTCGACGAGGCCATTCTGCTCGCCGACCGCGTGGTAATGATGACCAACGGGCCGAACGCGAAAGTCGGCAAGATCCTCGAAATTGACCTGCCGCGCCCCCGCACTCGGGCGATGCTGCTTGAACACCCGAACTACTACGAGCTGCGCGAGCAGTTGCTCACCTTTCTGGCGGACTGCGATCACGGGTGA
- a CDS encoding carboxymuconolactone decarboxylase family protein: MRFSKIDGCACCMMDMHTREARALGKSERGLRALSAWCGAPFYTDRRACGKLRKGPGATEMPRGNSTELTVATT, from the coding sequence ATTAGATTCTCCAAGATTGATGGCTGTGCTTGCTGCATGATGGATATGCACACCAGAGAGGCAAGAGCCTTGGGTAAAAGCGAGCGGGGGCTCCGTGCGCTCAGCGCCTGGTGCGGGGCGCCGTTCTACACCGATAGGCGGGCATGTGGAAAACTTCGGAAAGGACCTGGCGCAACGGAAATGCCTCGCGGAAATAGTACAGAATTAACGGTAGCAACAACGTGA
- a CDS encoding MgtC/SapB family protein: MEPLNWNWSEFLTHVLKLAGAFVLALPVALERERATRTLGLRTFPLVALASCAYILVGESVAGTAQDAQARIISGLMTGIGFIGGGAILKTSTGVRGTATAASLWSTGAIGASVAHGLYEIAVLISAINFLTLQFLTSIERRMGKKQLADLEDS; the protein is encoded by the coding sequence ATGGAACCCCTGAACTGGAACTGGAGCGAATTTCTGACTCACGTACTCAAGCTTGCAGGAGCGTTCGTACTCGCCCTGCCGGTCGCTCTGGAGCGCGAAAGAGCGACCCGCACCTTGGGATTACGGACTTTCCCTCTGGTCGCACTAGCGAGTTGCGCTTACATCTTGGTCGGGGAGTCGGTCGCCGGTACCGCTCAGGATGCGCAGGCCCGCATCATTTCGGGATTGATGACAGGTATCGGCTTCATCGGCGGCGGAGCGATTTTGAAGACGTCGACTGGTGTCCGGGGAACGGCCACGGCCGCTAGTCTCTGGTCGACCGGCGCAATTGGCGCTTCGGTCGCTCATGGCCTATACGAGATCGCCGTGCTGATCAGCGCGATCAATTTTCTGACTTTGCAGTTTCTGACGTCGATCGAGCGTCGAATGGGCAAAAAGCAGCTGGCGGATTTGGAGGACTCTTGA
- a CDS encoding CmpA/NrtA family ABC transporter substrate-binding protein translates to MAAGSHDAQAEVGPPEKVSIKFGFIKLTDMVPLAIAYENGYFEDEGLSVTLEAQANWKVLLDRVISGELDGAHMLAGQPIGATIGFGTQADVITAFSMDLNGNGITVSNAVWEELKKKLPMKDGKPVHPIDPKYLKTVVDGYKKKGKPFNMGVVFPVSTHNYELRYWLAAGGMNPGYYAPTKGDISGTLKADVLISVTPPPQMPATMEAGTIDGYCVGEPWNQQAVFKGIGVPVATDYEVQVNNPEKVFGVTKAWADANPNTHIRVVKALIRAGYWLDADNNKNRAEAVKIISKPNYVGADEAVIANSMTGTFEYEKGDKREAPDFNVFFRYHATYPYYSDAIWYLTQMRRWGQIPEAKPDAWYMETAKKVYRPDIYAAAAKELVVEGKLKPRDFPDFDKETGFKGPQKGFIDGIVYDGRKPNDYLKQFKIGLKGNEKP, encoded by the coding sequence ATGGCGGCGGGTTCCCACGATGCGCAAGCGGAGGTGGGGCCACCGGAAAAAGTTTCGATCAAGTTCGGCTTCATCAAGCTGACCGATATGGTGCCGCTGGCGATTGCCTACGAGAACGGCTATTTCGAGGACGAGGGGCTGTCCGTCACGCTGGAAGCCCAGGCCAACTGGAAAGTGCTGCTGGACCGGGTGATCTCGGGCGAACTGGACGGCGCCCACATGCTGGCCGGGCAACCCATAGGAGCAACGATCGGCTTCGGCACCCAGGCCGACGTCATCACCGCCTTCAGCATGGACCTCAACGGCAACGGCATCACCGTTTCCAACGCCGTTTGGGAGGAATTGAAGAAGAAGCTGCCGATGAAGGACGGCAAGCCGGTGCATCCCATCGACCCCAAATACCTCAAGACGGTCGTCGACGGTTACAAGAAAAAGGGCAAGCCCTTCAACATGGGCGTGGTGTTCCCGGTATCCACCCACAATTATGAATTGCGTTACTGGCTGGCGGCAGGCGGCATGAATCCGGGCTATTACGCGCCCACCAAGGGCGACATCAGCGGCACGCTCAAGGCCGATGTGCTGATATCGGTGACGCCGCCGCCGCAGATGCCGGCCACCATGGAAGCGGGCACCATCGACGGCTATTGCGTAGGCGAGCCCTGGAACCAGCAGGCCGTGTTCAAGGGGATCGGCGTGCCGGTGGCCACCGACTACGAGGTCCAGGTGAACAATCCGGAGAAGGTGTTCGGCGTCACCAAAGCCTGGGCGGACGCCAATCCCAACACCCATATCCGCGTGGTGAAGGCGCTGATCCGCGCCGGGTACTGGCTGGATGCGGACAACAACAAGAACCGCGCCGAGGCCGTGAAAATCATCTCGAAACCGAACTACGTGGGTGCGGACGAAGCGGTGATCGCCAACAGCATGACCGGCACCTTCGAATACGAAAAGGGCGACAAGCGCGAGGCACCGGATTTCAATGTGTTCTTCCGTTATCACGCCACCTACCCCTACTACTCCGACGCCATCTGGTATCTCACCCAGATGCGCCGCTGGGGCCAGATACCCGAGGCCAAGCCTGATGCCTGGTACATGGAAACGGCGAAGAAAGTCTATCGTCCGGACATTTACGCCGCCGCGGCCAAGGAGTTGGTCGTCGAAGGCAAGCTTAAGCCTCGGGACTTCCCGGATTTCGATAAGGAGACCGGATTCAAGGGCCCGCAGAAAGGCTTCATCGACGGCATCGTCTACGACGGGCGTAAACCCAACGATTACCTGAAGCAGTTCAAGATCGGCCTCAAGGGCAACGAAAAGCCGTAA
- a CDS encoding c-type cytochrome has translation MSSPSRNGVAVRPGNGIATVFVLCLLGACAGGKESEVIALTGGNPERGKAAIRAYGCPSCHTIPGVFGADGLVGPPLGGIAKRVAIAGVLPNTPENMIRWLQNPPAVNPKTLMPNMNIPESDARDIASYLYTLVD, from the coding sequence TGCGTCCGGGAAACGGGATCGCCACGGTTTTCGTGTTGTGCCTGCTTGGAGCGTGCGCAGGCGGGAAGGAATCCGAAGTCATCGCCCTGACCGGCGGCAACCCGGAGCGGGGAAAGGCCGCCATCCGCGCCTACGGCTGCCCATCCTGCCATACTATCCCCGGCGTATTCGGCGCGGATGGCCTGGTGGGGCCTCCTCTCGGCGGAATCGCCAAGCGGGTCGCCATCGCGGGCGTTCTACCGAACACCCCGGAAAATATGATCCGGTGGCTGCAGAATCCTCCGGCCGTCAACCCCAAGACCTTGATGCCGAACATGAATATCCCGGAATCCGACGCGCGTGACATCGCGAGCTATCTCTACACGCTGGTCGATTGA
- a CDS encoding ABC transporter permease, translating to MTAQTLLQRLGTLTQANGNGESKLAALFHANWPPLLGIVLFLVLWHVGAAGVKTSLGELPGPAAVWEQARNLYQEHVAEREREAAFYERQEKRKARFLAENPGKEFTPLPYTGKPTYLDQIFTSLYTVFAGFTMATLVAVPLGILCGLSKSFQNAINPLIQIFRPVSPLAWLPIVTLVVSAVYVTNGTPMFEKSFIISAVTVTLCSLWPTLINTAVGVASIDKDLINVSKVLRLSTRTKIMKIVIPSSLKLIFTGLRLSLGVGWMVLIAAEMLAQNPGLGKFVWDEFQNGSSQSLGRIMVAVFTIGFVGFLLDRIMQTLQQLVSFGERSS from the coding sequence ATGACGGCACAAACATTACTGCAACGATTGGGCACTCTGACCCAGGCCAACGGCAATGGGGAATCGAAGCTCGCGGCCCTCTTCCACGCCAACTGGCCGCCCTTGCTCGGCATCGTCCTGTTTCTGGTGCTCTGGCACGTGGGCGCCGCCGGCGTGAAGACTTCCCTCGGCGAGCTGCCGGGTCCCGCGGCGGTGTGGGAACAGGCCCGAAACCTGTATCAGGAGCACGTCGCGGAACGGGAGCGGGAGGCGGCATTCTACGAACGTCAGGAAAAGCGCAAGGCGCGGTTCTTGGCGGAAAATCCGGGCAAGGAATTCACCCCGCTGCCCTATACCGGCAAGCCGACCTACCTGGACCAGATTTTCACCAGTCTTTACACGGTGTTCGCCGGATTCACCATGGCGACCCTGGTCGCCGTGCCGCTCGGTATCCTGTGTGGCCTGAGCAAATCGTTTCAGAACGCGATCAATCCCTTGATCCAGATCTTCCGGCCGGTATCGCCGCTGGCCTGGCTGCCCATCGTCACCCTGGTGGTGAGTGCGGTATACGTGACGAACGGCACGCCCATGTTCGAGAAATCATTCATCATCTCGGCCGTCACCGTGACCCTGTGCTCGCTCTGGCCGACCCTGATCAATACCGCCGTCGGGGTCGCCTCCATCGACAAGGATCTCATCAACGTATCCAAAGTGCTGCGGCTTTCCACCCGCACCAAGATCATGAAGATCGTCATTCCGTCCTCGCTCAAGCTCATCTTCACCGGGCTCCGCCTGTCCCTGGGGGTGGGCTGGATGGTCTTGATCGCGGCGGAGATGCTGGCCCAGAACCCCGGCCTCGGGAAATTCGTGTGGGACGAATTCCAGAACGGCAGTTCGCAGTCGCTGGGGCGCATCATGGTGGCCGTGTTCACCATCGGCTTCGTCGGCTTCCTGCTGGACCGCATCATGCAAACCCTGCAACAACTGGTCAGCTTCGGCGAGCGTTCAAGCTAA